Genomic segment of Arthrobacter antioxidans:
CCGCGCCGGCAGGGAGGGCAGGAAGGGCAGGTTCGCTCCCCCCAGTTCGCCCCGCACGGCACGGTTGGCCTCGTGCGGATCCGTCCCCGGCCAGTCGCCGGGGGCCGTCGCCCCGACGGCGGGTCCCCGTGTCCCGTCAGGCATGCGGGCCGGTCGTTCCGGGTCCGGCGGGAGTCCCGGGTGACGGGACGGCGGGGGCCTCCGCCGACGGCCGGCGGTTCTCGGAGATGGCCTGATGGTGGCGGATCACCTCGGAGATGATGAAGTTCAGGAACTTCTCGGCGAACGCCGGATCGAGCTGCGCCTCTTCCGCGAGCATGCGGAGGCGGGCGATCTGGGCCGCCTCGCGCTGCGGATCCCCGGCGGGGAGGTCGTGTTCGGCCTTGAGGTGTCCCACCCGCTGCGTCGCCTTGAAGCGTTCGGCCAGGAGGTACACGAGGGTGGCGTCGATGTTGTCGATCGAGCTCCTCACCGAGAGCAGCTCGGCCATCACCTCGGGGGCCACGTCTCCTGCGAGCGAACTGGCGGCCGGGTCGAAGCCACTGCGTGGATGCGTCATGACTCCAGTCAAGCAGAACCCCGCGCGGCTCCGTGAACTGCGACTAGGAACTGCGACTAGGAACTGCGACTAGCCCTGCGCGGCGGCGGCGGCGGGTTCGGGGCGGAGGGCGGAGCGTGCGGAGTCGATGGTCGCCTGGCCGAGCACCCGCGTGCCCTGGTACAGGACCACGGTCTGCCCGGGCGCGACGCCGCGCATCGGCTCGATCAGCCGGACCACGAGCTGCTGGGCGCCGCCGTCCTCCTCGACCCTCGCGCGGGCCGCGACGGGATCGCCGTGCGCCCGGACCTGCGCCGTGCAGTCGAACTCGTCGCCGGTCCGGACGGCCTCGATGGGCACGCCGGCCCAGGACACCTTGATGCCCCGCATCTCGTCGATGGCGAGCAGGTGCTCGGGCCCGACGACGACCTCGTTCTGCTTGGGCCGGATCTCGAGCACGAAGCGGGGCTTGCCGTCGGCGGCCGGGGTGCCGAGCTTGAGGCCGCGCCGCTGTCCGACCGTGAACGCGTTCGCGCCGGGATGGCTGCCGATCTTCCCGCCGTCCACGTCGAGGATGTCCCCCTCGGTCATGTCGATGCGCTCCTCGAGCCAGCCGCGGGTGTCGCCGTCGGGGATGAAGCAGATGTCGTGGCTGTCGGGCTTGTTCGCGACGGACAGGCCGCGGCGTTCCGCCTCGGCACGCACCTCCGCCTTCGACGGCGTCTCCGCCAGCGGGAACATGGAGTGCTCGAGCTGCTCGTGGGTGAGCACGCCGAGCACGTACGACTGGTCCTTGGCCCAGTCCGCCGCCCGGTGGAGCTCGGGGTTCCCCTGGGCGTCCTGGACGACCTTCGCGTAGTGGCCGGTACAGACGGCGTCGAACCCGAGTGCGAGCGCCTTCTCGAGCAGCGCCGCGAACTTGATGCGCTCGTTGCAGCGCATGCACGGGTTCGGGGTGCGGCCGGCGGCGTACTCGGCGACGAAGTCGTCCACGACGTCCTCCTTGAACCGCTCGGAGAAGTCCCAGACGTAGTAGGGGATGCCGAGGATGTCGCACGCCCGCCAGGCGTCCCGCGAGTCCTCGATGGTGCAGCAGCCGCGACTGCCCGTCCGGAGCGTCCCGGGCATGCGGGAGAGGGCGAGGTGGACGCCGACGACGTCGTGCCCTGCCTCCACCGCGCGTGCCGCCGCCACCGCGGAGTCGACGCCGCCGCTCATCGCTGCCAATACCCTCATGAGAAACCTGTTCCTGCCGTCTGGATGGTCGATGCGTGCCCGGCCATGCCGGCCTTGCGGGCGCGGGCGTACGCGGCGCCGATGGCACCCACCACCGCGTCAACGTCGTCGGCCGTGGATGTATGCCCCAGGCTGAAGCGCTGGGCGCCCCGGGCCTCGTCCTCCGTGAGGCCCATGGCGAGCAGCACGTGCGACGGCCTCGGCACGCCCGCGGTGCAGGCGGACCCCGTAGAGGACTCGATGCCCGCGAGGTCCAGGAGGAACAGGAGCGAGTCGCCCTCGCAGCCGCGGAAGGTGAAGTGCACGTTGCCGGGGAGGCGGGCGGCGTCGGGGGCCGGGTGCGGGACACCGCGCAGCACCGCCTCCGGGACCTCGCGGCGGATGCCCTCGATGAGGCGGTCCCGCAGCGCGGCCAGCCGGGGCGCCTCGTCGCCGAGGTGGACGACGGCGTCGTGGGCCGCCGCGGCGAACGCGGCGATGCCCGCCCCGTCGAGCGTGCCCGACCGGATGTCCCGCTCCTGCCCGCCGCCGTGTTGCACGGGGGTGAGCGTCACCGCGCGTCCCACGAGCAGCGCCCCGACGCCCACGGGGCCGCCGATCTTGTGGGCGCTCACGGCCATGGTCGCGAGTCCCGACTCGGCGAAGGACAGCGGGAGGGAGCCGAAGGCCTGGACGGCGTCGCTGTGGACGGGGATCCCGTACCGGGCGGCCTCCGCGGTGATCGCCCGGACGGGCTGGACGGTCCCGACCTCGTTGTTGGCCCACATGACCGTCACCAGCGCGGTGCGCTCCGGGGCGTCGGCGAGCGCGGTCCGCAGCGCATCGAGGGAGACGAGGCCCGTGGCGTCGACGGGGAGCCACACCACCTCGGCACCTTCATGGCGCTCGAGCCACTCGACGGTGTCCTGTACGGCGTGGTGCTCCACGGCACTGCAGAGGATCCGGGTGTGGGACGGGTCCGCCGCGCGGCGCGCCCAGAAGAGGCCCTTGAGGGCGAGGTTGTCCGCCTCGGTCCCGCCGGAGGTGAAGACGACCTCCGAGGCGTGGGCCCCGGCGGCCGCCGCGATCGTCTCGCGGGCCTCCTCGACCGATCGCCGGGCGCGCCGGCCGGAGCCGTGGAGGGAGGAGGGATTCCCGCTGAGGCTGAGTTCGCGGGTGAGGGCGGCGAGCGCGGGCGCCGAGATCGGCGTGGTCGCCGCGTGGTCGACATACACGGGCATGCTCCGATTCTACCGGCGCCGCCCCGGGCCGCCGATTCCGGTGGCGCCCGTCACGCACCGGCGCACGGGCGGCCCCCGGTCCGCAGTGGTAGAAAGACAGCATGGACAGTCATGCAGCGGCTCCTTCCCCCTCCGGCTCCTACCGGCCCGGATTCCGGCACCCGGTGCACACCTTCGGAACGCGCACCCTGGACTTCGACCGCCGGGTCGCCCTCATGGCCGTGATCAACCGGACACCGGACTCCTTCTACGACGGCGGGGCGACGTTCGCGCTCCAGGCCGCCGTCGACGCATCCCTGCGGGCGGTCGACGACGGCGCCGACTGGGTGGACATCGGCGGCGCCCCCTTCTCGCCGGGAGACGCCATCCCGGCGTCGGAGGAGATCGACCGGATCGTCCCCGTGATCAGCGCCGTACGCGCAGCCTCGGACGTCATCATCTCCGCGGACACGTTCCTGCCCGAGGTCGCCCGCCAGGCGCTCGCCGCCGGCGCCACCGTGGTCAACGACACCACGGGGCTGCGCGACCCGGACATGGCGGCGGTGGTCGCCGAGGCCGGAGCCCACCTGGTCATCACCCACAGCCTCGCCGCGCCGCGCACCGTGTACCCGCGGCCCACGTACGGCGACGTGGTGGGCGAGGTCGTGGACTTCCTCCTCCGGAAGGTCGACGACGCCGTGCGGCTGGGCATCCCGGAGGACCGCATCCTCCTGGACCCCGGGCACGACCTCAACAAGAACACGCTGCACTCGCTCGAGATCACGCGGCGGTTCCCCGAGATCGCCGGGCTCGGTTTCCCCACCCTCGCCGCGGTGTCCAACAAGGACTTCATCGGCGAGACGCTCGACCGCCCGAAGGGCGACCGCGTGGAGGGATCGCTCGCCGCCGCCGTGATCTGCATCCTCGGCGGCGCCCGCGTGGTCCGCATGCACAACGTGGCGGCGTCCCGGGCGGCGATCGACCTCACGGAGGCGGTCCTCGGATGGCGGCAACCCGCCTACCTCAGACACAACATGGGCGAGGTCAACGAGCCGGTGACGCGATGATCACCTCACTCATCCCGGCCACCGGCGCGGCGGTCGACGCCGACGCCCTGCACCGCATCTACGCCTACCCGGTGACCGACCGGCCCTACGTCCGCTTCAATTTCGTGGCCGCTGCCGACGGCGCCGCCACGAGCGGCGGTTTCTCCGCGGGACTGGGGAACGACGGCGACCAGCAGATCTTCGCTGTCCTGCGACGCCTCGCGGACGTGGTGCTGGTGGGCGCCGGCACCATCCGCGCGGAAGGCTACGGGGGCGAGCTGGTCGACGACGACGCCCGCTCCTGGCGCCGCGCGCACGGCCTCGCCGCACACCCCGCCGTGGCCGTGATCTCGGGCAGCCTGAATCTCGACCCGGCCGCCGACTTCTTCGGCAAGGCGCCCGTCCGTCCGCTCATCCTCACGACCTCCGGTGCGCCGGCGGACCGGCGTACCGCCCTCGAGCGGGTCGCCGACGTCGTCGACTGCGGCACCGACGCCGTGGAGGCGCCTGCCGTGCTCGCCGAGCTCGGCCGGCGCGGACTGCCGAGGGTCCTCTGCGAGGGCGGGCCCGCCGTGCTGGGCGACTTCACCCGGTCCGGCACCGTGGACGAGCTGTGCCTGTCGATCAGTCCGCTGCTCGCGGGGGGCGACGGACCGAGGATCGCGGTGGGCCGCAGTCCCGAGGACGCCGTCGGGCTGACGCTCTCCTCCCTGCTGATGGAGGACTCCGCCCTCTACACGCTGTACCGGCGCGCGGGCTGAGCCGGGCCCGCCGCGGGACCACCGGGAGGGGTCGGTGAACTTCTCCGCCCGCCGCGGCGTTGTATCAGGGCCTGCATCCGCAGGCAGTCCCGTCAGGGGGCGGGGGCGCCGCCGGGACGACCGCTTTTGTCCGGGCCCGCCCGTGCCCCTAGTGTCAGGTGGAAGCGCAGCACGGCCGGGGCCGCGGCTCCGGGAGCGAGTCCTGGTCCCGCCGGGACGCCGGACACCAGAAAGGGCCGATCGATGGCAGAGGCAGCACGGAAGTCGTACTACGACATCCTCGGGGTGCCCCCCGACGCCGACGCCAAGGAGATCAAGGACGCCTACCGCCGTGCGGCCCGCGCCGCGCACCCCGATCTCGGGGGCAGCGCGACCCGGTTCCACGACGTCGCCGTCGCCTACGAGACGCTGAGCGACCCCCGGCGCCGCGAGCGCTACGACGCCGACACCGGCCGAGGGCGGACCGCCACCACGGGAGCCGGCGGCGGCCCGGGCACCGCCCGCGCCCCCGGGGCAGCGGCGACGGCCGACCGCAACGGCGCGCCGGCGCCCCGCAGCTCCACGCGCACGAGCGTCGAGGACGACGAGGCAGCGAGGTCCGCTCCGAACTACCTGCCGCCGTTCTCGCCGTCGTCGCCGCCGGCCGTCCCCCTGATCCTCGCCGGCCGGCAGCTCCACGGGTCCCCCCGGCAGCCGGGCATGTTCGCGCGGCTCTCGTCCGAGGTGCGCGCGAGGACCGACGGCGAGCTCCGGACCGCTGCGCTGCTCGAACGGGCGCTCCTGTCCACCTACCCGGCCGCACGCCTGGTCAACGGCGTCCGGTTCGACGACCGCGACGGGACGACGGCGGGCCATGTGCTGCTGGCCGGCTACAGGATCGCGGTGATCGACTCCTTCACCGCGTCCCCCGGCAACTTCTCCTGGGACGGCCGGTCCCTCCGCCACCAGGGGCGGCCGGTGGAGCTCGAGGTACCGCGGACCGTGCGCGTGGTGCAGGACCTCTTCCCCGAGTGCAACGTGGCCGGCTGGGTGGTGATCCACGGGGCGCCGGACAATCCCTTCGCCCCGGTGATCGACGTCCCGCCGGGCTTCGACCGTGCGTCGACGACCCTCGTCCAGGTGGTGAATGCGGGCACCGCCGTGCGCACCATCCGCTCCTTCCTGTCCTCGGGACCCACGCCGAACGTCGTGCAGCTGCCCGTGCTCGCGCGCCTGCTGGCCGCGGCCGGAAGCTAGGATGAAGGCGTGTTCCGCATCCTCTTCCACACGCCAGAAATCCCGGGCAACACCGGTGCCGCCATTCGGCTCGCAGCCGTGGCCGGCGCCGAACTGCACCTCGTCGAACCGCTCGGCTTCAGCCTGGAGGATTCGAAGCTGAAACGGGCGGGGCTGGACTACCACGACCTCACGGTGCTGCACGTGCACAGGAGCCTCGAGGACGCCTGGGCCGCCCTGCAGCCGGACCGGGTGTTCGCGTTCACGTCCGAGGGCGATGTGTCCTACACGGACATCGCCTACGAGCCCGGCGACGTCCTGCTGTTCGGGCGTGAATCCGACGGCCTGCCGTCCGCGGTGAAGCAGGACCCCCACGTCACCTCCCGGGTCCGCGTGCCCATGCTGCCGTCCCGCCGATCGCTCAACCTCGCCAACACCGCATCCATCGTCCTCTACGAAGCCTGGCGCCAACAGGGCTTCGCAGGGGCCCAGCGATGATCCACGCCTAGGAGCCCCCATGTCCGCTCGCCATGCCGCAACACTGCCCGACGGCGGGGCCGAGGACCACGACCGCCTCGCTCCGGCCGTCTGGAACCCGGTGGGCAACGCGGTGGTCGCGGCCGCCGACATCCTCGTCGGTGAGCGCGTGCTCGACGTGTTCGCAGCAACCGGCACGGGGACCATCCCGGCCGCCCAGCTCACCGGACCGGACGGACGCGTCGACGCCGTCGACCGCTCCCCGGCGATGCTGGACCTCGCGAAGGCCAAGGCGGAGGCGCTCGCCCTCGACGGCGTGTTCTTCCATCCGGTGGAACCGGCGGAGTGGACGCCCGAGGCGCCGTACGACGCCGTCGTGAGCTGCTACGGCGTCCTCCTCCTCGACGACCTGGACGCCGGCATGGACCGGATCGTCCGCCTGCTGCGGCCGGGCGGGAGGATCGCCCTGAGCACCTGGGACGACGGCGCCCTGGAACCGTTCGGGGACATCCTCCTCGACGTCCTGCGCGAGGTCCTCCCCACGGACACGGACCAGGAGGACGCCGGCGGCGCGGGGCGGTCCGGGATGGCCTTCGTCGAGAACTGCAGGAAGCTGGCCTCCACCGACCGCCTGAGGGACTGGCTGCACGCGCGCGGGCTGACGAACGTGCGGATCGAGCAGTTCGGACTGACGGTCCCGCTCGACCCCGACGGCGCCTGGTCCCTCGCGCTCGGCAGCGGGTACCGCGGGCTGCTGCCGGACGACCCCGAGGCCCTGCACCGCGTGCGGTCGGCCTTCGGGGAGCGGCTCGGCACCGCGTTCGTCCTGAACGCCGACTCCCTCATCGCGGTCGCCGACTACCGGCCCGCGGAGTAGCCCCTCCCCCGGGCCATCCGCCGGTCGGGCAGCTCCGAATACCATCCGACAGCGGAAAGTCCAAAATCGGCAGGGGGGGGTGTGGGATGGTGCTCGTTCTCGAGGTGCATACACCACCGCCGCGCCGCGCGGGTGACGGAAGCGTTCGGCGCGGAGCCGGCCGCGCTTTATGCTGGAGCCCTATGGAAACGCCACGAGTAAGCCGGGTCAGCCCAGTCGCTCCCGCATCAGACGAGTTCTCAGCTGATTCCGGTGCCGGTCCTACCCTGACCGAGCTGCTGTCGCGGATCGCCGAACAGGACCGCGCCGCGTTCGCCCTGTTCTACGAGCAGACCTCGAAGCGCGTCTACGGACTCGCGCGGCGCGTGCTCATCGACCCGGATCTCAGCGAGGACGCGACGCAGGAGGTCTATCTCCAGGTGTGGAACACCGCGGAGCGTTTCAACCCGGCCCTCGGCAGTCCGATGGCCTGGCTCATGACCCTGGCCCATCGCCGCGCCGTGGACAAGGTGCGCTCGGAACAGAGCGCCACGGACCGTGAGGCGCGGTACGGGGCCGCCACCCAGACGGTGGATCACGACGACGTCGTGGACACGGTGACCCAGCGCCTCGAGGCGGAGAGCGTGGTGCGCTGCCTGGATACGCTGACGGCGACGCAGCAGGAGTCGGTGAAGCTCGCCTACTACGGCGGACTCACCTACCGCGAGGTGGCCGAGAGACTCGGCGTCGCGGTACCGACCATCAAATCGAGGATCCGTGACGGATTACTCCGACTGAAGACATGTTTGGGGGTGACCTGAGATGCAGGACAAGGATATGAACCGACGATTCGCCGATGACCTCGGCACGGATCTCGCCCGGGGCCACGTGCTCGAATGGGCCGAGCTCTACGCGCTCGACGCCATCAGCGCTGACGAACGCCGCATCATCGATGCGTTCCTGGCGGACGCCGATCCGGCCGTCGGTGCGGCGTTCCTGGAACGTGTGCGCACGTGCCGTGAGACGGTGACGACCGCCTACGCGAACGAACAGATGGACCCGCCGGCCGACCTCTTCGACCGCATCGTCGCCAGGCTCCCCGGGGCCGTCGGCGACGCGGTCCCGATGCCCGTGGAGGCCGGCCCGGCCGCAGAGGTGTCCGCGCCCCCTCGGTCACGTCACCACGACGCCACGCACGACGCCGGGCAGGACGCCGGGCAGGACGAGCTGGCGAGGCGCCGCACGGCCAGGGCCTCGATGTCCTCGCGCGCCGCACGATGGGTGGTGGCAGCTGCCGCGGCCACCGTGCTCGCCGTCGGCGGCGTGACCATCGCCCAGAACCTGCAGCAGACCACGCTCCAGGAGCAGGTCCTCCAGGCCTCGGACGTCCGGACCGCCCAGCTCGCCCTCGCCTCGGGCGGGACGGCGGACCTCGCGGTCTCCGGCGAGGAGGACGCGGCCGTGGTCACGCTCAGCGGAGTGCCCGCGCCGATTCCCGGGCACGTCTACCAGATGTGGCGGATCCCGGCGGACGGCACCGACCCGGTGTCCGAGGGCACCATGACCGGGGACGACGTCGCCGGATCGAAGGTCACCGAACTCGAGGACATCAGCGGCTTCAGCGCGATCGCGATCACCGTCGAGCCCGACGGCGGGTCGGCGACGCCCACCCTGCCGATCGTCGCCCAGATCCCGCTCGGGGCCTGAGCAGCAGCACGCATCCGATCCGACCCCGGCGATGACCTCGCCGGTGTCGGACGTCGTCGGGGGCCATGGGGGTAAGCCCCAGCTACGGGGGGGTACGCCCTCCACCCGCATCCGGTGTCGCCCACGGTCCGGCTAGAAACCCGCGATCGTCTCGTCGGTGTTGATGCCCACCACATGGAAGGACTCCGCACTGCGCCCCTCCGGCAGGCCGCCGCGCCGCGCGTTCTCCCGGAGGATGTCCCGGACCCGCGACCGCATCCGCTCCACGTCGGGGTGCTGGCTGCGGTGGGCGCTGATGGCCGCGATCTTGGTGTCCTCGAGCCCCGTGACGTCGACGAAGCGGTTCTCGAGGTGCGCCGGCCCGCCGTAGAACCACAGCCAGGGCACGCGGAAGCTCCTCAGCCCCGCCGCCTCGAGTTCCGGGTAGGCGAAGGGGTTCTCGACCGCCGGGTAGACGGCGCGCGTGACGGCTTCCCCGCAGGCCAGGTGGTCCGGGTGGCTCTTCTGGATCCGGTCCCAGCTGCGTTCGGGATGCATGGACACCACGATGTCCGGGCGGACCTCCCGCATGCGCCGGACGATCTCCCGGATGACGCCGTCCGTCGGCCGGAGGTAGCCGTCGGGCTCGCCCAGGAAGGTGACGTCCGTGACCCCCACCAGCTTCGCTGCGGCGACCTGTTCCTCCCGGCGGAGCGAGGCGAGTCCGGGCCGGTCCTCGTCGGAGAACCCTCCCGCGTCGCCGTCCGTCAGGATGCAGTAGCCGACCTCCGCGCCGGCGGCCGTCCACCCGGCGATCGTGGCGGACGCGCCGAAGTCGATGTCGTCCGGGTGGGCGGCGAAGACGAGGACGCGCCCGGGAGGCCCGGTGTCCGGAAGGATCGGCACCCCCTACAGCCCGCGCTTCCGGATCTCCTCGGTGGCCTGCGGCAACACCGTGGTCAGGTCACCGACGATCCCGAAATCGGCGATCTCGAAGATCGGTGAATCGGCGTCCTTGTTGACGGCGACGATCACCTTCGAGGTCTGCATACCGGCCTTCTGCTGGATCGCTCCGGAGATGCCCACGGAGATGTAGAGCTGGGGCGAGACGGTCTTGCCCGTCTGGCCGATCTGCGCGGAATGCTCGATCCACCCGGCATCCGTGGCGGCCCGCGAAGCACCGACCGCTCCGCCCAGCGCGTCCGCGAGGTCCTCCAGCGGGCCGAAGTCACCGTCCACACCGCGGCCACCCGCGACGATCACGCGGGCCTCCGTGAGCTCCGGCCGGCCGCTGACCGGCTTCTCCACCCGACCCGTGATGCGCGCGGCGGCACGGGGAAGCTCGACGGCCACCCGGACCGCCTCCGGGGAGGACGGAGGACCCGCCTCCACGGCCTCGACGCTGTTGGGCTTGACGGTGAGGATGGCGACGCCGGTCGTCACGCGGCAGTGGACGGTGTAGGAGCCGGCGAAATCCGACTTCGTCGCCGTCAGGTCGCCGTCGAGCGCCACGACGTCCGTGATGACTCCGGAGTCGAGCTTGACCCCCGACCGGGCGGCGATCTCCTTGGACTCGTAGGAGTTGCCGAGCAGCACGATCCCGGCGCCGGAGGCCCGCACGGCCTCGGCCAGGAACGCAGCCTTGCCGGCCACGAGCACGTCCGAGACGGCCGCATCGTCCGGCCGGTAGTACCGCTGTACGCCGTAGGATCCGATGCCGTCGAGATAGGCCTGCCCGGCCTCGTCGGCGAGCGCGACGACGACGTCGCCGAGCGAGGCGGCGAGCGAGAGGAGTTCGCGCTCGCTCTTGGCGAGACTCGCTGCGGGGTGGTCGAGGAACACGAGGACCGAGGTCATGGGGGAACCCTCCTGGAAGGAACGGACGAGCGGGCGGGCAACGACTAGAGGAGCTTCTGTCCGGCGAGGAAGTCGACGAGCCTGATGCCGGCGTCGCCCTCGTCGGTGATGACGATGCCCTGGCTGCGGGGCGGCCTCGGAGCAGCCGCCTCCACAGTCGTCCATGATCCGGCGAACCCCACCTCGTCGGCCTGCAGGCCGATGTCCTGCAGGGACAGGACCTGGATCTGCTTCTTCTTCGCCGCCATGATGCCCTTGAAGTTCGGGTACCGGGGATCGTTGATCTGGTCGGTCACCGACACCAGGGCAGGCAGCGGGGCCTCGATGGTCTCCGCATAGGTGTCGCTGTCCCGCCGCGCGGCGAGCGTCCAGCCGCCGTCGCCGGGCGTCAGCTCGAGCGACGCCGCGAACGTCACCTGGGGCAGGTCGAGCCGTTCGGCCAGCTGCGCCGGCACGAGCGAGGTCTCGCCGTCCGTCGACGCCATCCCGGTGAGGACCAGGTCGAACGGACCGGCGTGCTGCAGGAGGGCGGCGAGGGCCCGGGAGGTGGCGGAGGCATCGGAGCCGGTCAGGGCGTCGTCGGTCAGGTGGACGCCGTCGTCCGCCCCGATCTGCAGGGACTTCTTCACTGCGTTCACCGCGGCCGCGGGGCCCATCGTGATCGCCGTGACGCGGTGCCCGGCGGCGGCGCCCCCGTGGGCCTCGACGAGCTGGAGGGCCGCTTCGAGCGCGTACTCGTCGAGCTCGGACAGGATGCTCTCCGAACGGACGGTCGTCAGGTCGTCGCCGCTGATATGGCGATCGAACTGGGCGTCCGGAACATGCTTCACCAGGACCGCGATGCGCAGTCCGCTTGCTGTGGCCTCGTCCATTGATGACCTTCCTCGTCCGGGGATCTTCCCATCGACTAGCTAACCATAGTGGGGTGGCACCGGCCGCAGTGCTGCGGGCCGGGCCGCGATCAGCGCACTCCGCGCTCCCCCGGTCAACGAACAGGAGGCGGTCCCCGCTCCGGGAACCGCCTCCTGCTGTGCCGCCGACCTGCCGGGTCGTCGACGTGGTCGGTGTCCGCTACTGCGTCGGCGCCTGGGCCAGCGTCACGTCCACCGTCCGCGTCTCGCCGCCGCGCACCACCTCGATCGGCACCTGCTGCCCGACCGTCTGGATCCGGACGGCCGCGGTGAGGGACTGGGGGTCGCTGATGGCGTAGGTGCCCACCCTGGTGATCACGTCGCCGACCTGCAGCTCGGCGTCCTCCGCGGGCGACCCCGGCTCGACCCGTTCGACGAGCGCTCCCGACGAGAAGGTGGACGTGCTCTGGGACCCGTCGCTCCCGGCCGCCGTGACGCTGACGCCGAGGAAACCGTGCGTCGCCTCGCCCTCGGCGATGATCTCCTGGGCGATGCGGTCCGCGTAGTTGATCGGGATGGAGAACCCCACACCGATGTTGCCCGTGGACTCGCCGGAGCCGCCCGAGGCGATCGCCACGTTGACGCCGATGATCCGGCCGTCCGCGTCGACGAGCGCGCCACCCGAGTTGCCCTGGTTGATGGCGGCATCGGTCTGGATCACGTTGAGGTAGATGGACCCCTGCGACTGCGGCTGCTGCCCGCCGGAGCCGCCCGGCGGCAGGAAGTTGAAGCCCTCGCCGTTCTCGGACTGCCCGCTGTCCGGCTGTTCCTCGGGGACGGCGGAGGACGCGACGCTGATGGTCCTGTTCAGCGTCGAGACGATGCCGTCCGTCACCGTGCCGCTGAGCCCGAGCGGCGCCCCGATGGCGATCGCCGTGTCTCCGACGTTCAGTTCGTCGGAGTTGCCGAGGGTCGCGGCGGTGAGGTCCGGTGCGTCGATCTTGACGACCGCGAGGTCGCTCAGCGGGTCCGTGCCGACGACGGTCGCGGGGAAGACCCGTCCGTCGTCCAGCTTGACCTCCACGGTGGGATCCGAGACCTGGCCGCCCAGGGTCACGACGTGCGTGTTGGTGAGGATGTGACCATCGGTGTCGAGGATGATGCCGGAACCGGACCCGCCGGAGGTCCCGCCGCTGACCGCGAGCGTGACCACGCTGGGCGAGGCCGTGACGGCCGCCCCGGTGATGGTGTTGACGTCGTCGGTGTTGTTCACCACGATCGACTCGGGCGCGGCCTGGGAGATCCCC
This window contains:
- a CDS encoding anti-sigma factor, with the protein product MNRRFADDLGTDLARGHVLEWAELYALDAISADERRIIDAFLADADPAVGAAFLERVRTCRETVTTAYANEQMDPPADLFDRIVARLPGAVGDAVPMPVEAGPAAEVSAPPRSRHHDATHDAGQDAGQDELARRRTARASMSSRAARWVVAAAAATVLAVGGVTIAQNLQQTTLQEQVLQASDVRTAQLALASGGTADLAVSGEEDAAVVTLSGVPAPIPGHVYQMWRIPADGTDPVSEGTMTGDDVAGSKVTELEDISGFSAIAITVEPDGGSATPTLPIVAQIPLGA
- a CDS encoding PIG-L deacetylase family protein produces the protein MPILPDTGPPGRVLVFAAHPDDIDFGASATIAGWTAAGAEVGYCILTDGDAGGFSDEDRPGLASLRREEQVAAAKLVGVTDVTFLGEPDGYLRPTDGVIREIVRRMREVRPDIVVSMHPERSWDRIQKSHPDHLACGEAVTRAVYPAVENPFAYPELEAAGLRSFRVPWLWFYGGPAHLENRFVDVTGLEDTKIAAISAHRSQHPDVERMRSRVRDILRENARRGGLPEGRSAESFHVVGINTDETIAGF
- a CDS encoding electron transfer flavoprotein subunit alpha/FixB family protein gives rise to the protein MTSVLVFLDHPAASLAKSERELLSLAASLGDVVVALADEAGQAYLDGIGSYGVQRYYRPDDAAVSDVLVAGKAAFLAEAVRASGAGIVLLGNSYESKEIAARSGVKLDSGVITDVVALDGDLTATKSDFAGSYTVHCRVTTGVAILTVKPNSVEAVEAGPPSSPEAVRVAVELPRAAARITGRVEKPVSGRPELTEARVIVAGGRGVDGDFGPLEDLADALGGAVGASRAATDAGWIEHSAQIGQTGKTVSPQLYISVGISGAIQQKAGMQTSKVIVAVNKDADSPIFEIADFGIVGDLTTVLPQATEEIRKRGL
- a CDS encoding electron transfer flavoprotein subunit beta/FixA family protein, whose amino-acid sequence is MDEATASGLRIAVLVKHVPDAQFDRHISGDDLTTVRSESILSELDEYALEAALQLVEAHGGAAAGHRVTAITMGPAAAVNAVKKSLQIGADDGVHLTDDALTGSDASATSRALAALLQHAGPFDLVLTGMASTDGETSLVPAQLAERLDLPQVTFAASLELTPGDGGWTLAARRDSDTYAETIEAPLPALVSVTDQINDPRYPNFKGIMAAKKKQIQVLSLQDIGLQADEVGFAGSWTTVEAAAPRPPRSQGIVITDEGDAGIRLVDFLAGQKLL
- a CDS encoding S1C family serine protease yields the protein MNEQPGNSDRPLPPQPQTPPSRGTNVSRPATEAQPVVGPPTAQHPVAGAEPTGEPQAAPRQAPAASHPAYAGHQPFYGEQNPAYGHAQPGGGRGGTGERRRVGLATFAAGVLAAGLVGGGVAAAGLNALDDSPAAGISQAAPESIVVNNTDDVNTITGAAVTASPSVVTLAVSGGTSGGSGSGIILDTDGHILTNTHVVTLGGQVSDPTVEVKLDDGRVFPATVVGTDPLSDLAVVKIDAPDLTAATLGNSDELNVGDTAIAIGAPLGLSGTVTDGIVSTLNRTISVASSAVPEEQPDSGQSENGEGFNFLPPGGSGGQQPQSQGSIYLNVIQTDAAINQGNSGGALVDADGRIIGVNVAIASGGSGESTGNIGVGFSIPINYADRIAQEIIAEGEATHGFLGVSVTAAGSDGSQSTSTFSSGALVERVEPGSPAEDAELQVGDVITRVGTYAISDPQSLTAAVRIQTVGQQVPIEVVRGGETRTVDVTLAQAPTQ